The genomic region CGCCCGGCTCCATGGACGCGAAGTCCGGCTCGAAGGGCGGCACCACCGTCTTGAGCACGATGGCGTTGAACTCGTCCTCGGTGAGCCCCACGTACTCCAGGAAGAGGTCGAGCGACGGGGGCCGCTTCCCCTCGTGCTCGGCGATCAGCCGCTCCGCCTCGTCCTTGGAGATGCGCCCGTTCCGGAGGTCGAGCGCCGTCATCTGCGTGACCCGGCTGTAGCCGCGCTTGAGGTACTTGATGTAGTCGCGCACCCCCTGCATCCAGCACTCGATCTTCTCGTACGGGTACCGATCGAAGGGCATGTTCTCCACGCGGTCGCCCTGCCACCCAAGCTCGCGCCGGATCAGCTCCACGTTCTGCTTCACGTCCCAGGGGATGAACGAGCCCAGGCAGACGGAGCGGTAGCGGAGCCGCCGCAGGTCGCGGACGGACGGGTAGGTGAACGGGGTGAGGTCGCGCGGGTCCAGCGCGAAGTCGCCGGAGATCATCCCGGCCATGTCCTCGGCGGTGATCCCCAGGTTGACGAACCGGTTAAAGCGGGTCTCGTCCACCTCCTCGATCTGGTCGTCCTTGTAGTCGTAGTACGCGGTGTACTCCGACGATGGCTCGCCCCAGAAGATGAGCGGGGTGTTGTACTTCAGGGCCACGTGCATGGGATAGGAGAAGATCCCCGTGTGGCAGTGCCAGCAGAAGTCCCCCTTGCGGATCAGCGCCTCCAGCATCACCCGCTTCACCACCTTCCAGTTGGGGGTGAAGGAGATCACGTCCACGCCCAGCTCGCGGAAGGTGCGCTCGTTGTTCTCTCGCAGCCCCGGCCGCATGAAGCCGTGGTTGAACTGCACCACCAGAGGCTTGATCCCGTACTCCTTGACCAGGTAGTACAGGGTGTAGGTGGAGTCTTTCCCGCCCGAGAAGGGGACGATGCAGTCGTACTCGTGCCTGCCGCGGTACTCGGCGATCAGCGCGTCGAGCTGGCGCCTGCGGTCGGCCCAGTCGATCCGGGCATCCTTGTATTCCTTCTGCCGGCAGATGTTGCAGACGCCGGCCGAGTCGAACTCGATGGTCTCGTACGTCTCGGGCAGGCCGCAGCGGGTGCAGCGCACCAGCCGCAGCACCGGGAGCGGGAGCCTGCGCTCGGCAAACCCCGCAGTCGCCCCGCCGTTCTCCGCTTCGGTCCCCTTGTACACGTCACACACTCCTTGAGAGATGCCGCCCGGACGGAATGTCGCTCCGCGCTCACCCGCGCGCGCGGAACGCCGGCGCCGGGACCGGCCCGTCCAGGTGCATGGACAGATCGGCGCCCTGCGCCACCAGCGAGCCCACGCGGCGGAACGCCGCGGCGTAGGCGCGGAGCACGTGCTCCACCGCCGCGTAGTCCAGCGCGGCGCAGACGTTGTGCGTCGCCAGCACCAGCACGCCCCGCCGGACCACCTCCTGCGACCATAGCGTCTTCAGGACCGGGTCGTCCACGCCGTTCTCGTCCAGGAAGCGGAAGAGCGTCCAGGCCGGGTGCCCGTGCGTGCGGAAGCGCTCCGCCAGGCCGGCCTCCGCGGCCAGCGCGTGCATCCCGTCGGCCAGCCTGCGGCCGGCGGCCTGCAGCCGGTCCAGCGCGTCGGTGTGCTCCAGCTGGTCGAGCACCGCCACCGCGGCGGCCATGGAGGCGGCGTCGCCCGCGAAGGTGAAGGAGACGAACACCTCGTCGAACACGGCCATCACGTCGCGCCGGCCCGCGATGCAGGAGATGGGGTACCCGTTCCCCATCGCCTTGCCGAAGGTGGCGAGGTCGGGGGTGACCCCGAACATCGTCTGCGCCCCACCCAGCCCCATGTGGAAGCCGGTGCAGATCTCGTCGAAGATCAGCAGGGCGCCGTGCCTGCGGGCCAGCTCCTTGACCCCCTCCAGGTACCCCGGCGCCGGCTCGTAGAAGTTGAACGGCTCCATGATCACCGCGGCGAACTCGCCGGGGTGCGCCGAGAGGACCCGGTCCAGCGCCTCCACGTCGTTGTAGGCGAACGGGTGCGCCAGCTCCCGCACCGCGGCCGGGACCCCCGCCGTGCGGGACGTGGTGCCGATGAACCAGTCCTGCCAGCCGTGGTAGCCGCAGGTAGCCACCCGCTCGCGCCCGGTGAAGGCGCGCGCCGCCCGCACGGCGCCGGCCGTGGCGTCCGAGCCGTTCTTGCCGAAGCGCACCATCTCCGCGCAAGGGATGATGCGGACCAGCCGCTCCGCGAGCTCGACCTCCAGCGGGTGGGCCAGGGAGAAGGAGTGGCCGCGCTGCGCCTGCTCGTACGCCGCTCGATCCACCTCCGGGTGCGCGTACCCCAGGATGTTCGGAAGGAGCCCCTGGATCAGGTCCACGTACTCGTTGCCGTCCACGTCCCACACCCGCGCACCCTTCCCCCGCTCCAGGAACACCGGGGAAACGCCGCGGACGTGCTGCCGCCAGCTCTTGGAGTAGGTCTGCGCCCCACCGGGAATGACCTGCGCGCTGCGGCGCAGCAGCTCCTCGCTGCGCCCCAGCCGGAGCGCGGGCGCCGCGTCGGCGGGCGCCGCCTCGAAGAGCGACTTGTAGTACCCGCGGTTGGGGATGTCCGCGTCCTCACGCGCACCGACCTCCAGCGCAGCCTTCATGATCATCTCGTAGCTGTGGGGCTGGGCCCCGGATTCGTCCAGTCTGGCCCACACCCGGCGCACGTACTCCAGGTCGGCCGGCTCGTCCACGGTCCAGCGCATTCCCTCGCCCCCCAGCCCGTCGCCGTGCAGGTGGAAGTGCCTGCGGACATGGTCGGAGCGGCGCAGCCAGGGAGTGACGTGCTCCCGGTCCGGCCCGGGCTCGGCCTCCCGCAGGGCGCGCTCCAGCGACTCGCGGGTGAACACCTCGACGTCCAGCCCGTCGGGGCGGGTGTAGGGCTCCAGGTTGGACGCGTAGTCCGCGCCCGACGCGTGGAACGCCTCCACCACATCGTCCACCGTGTCCGGCGTGTGCAGGGGGCAGTCGCCGGTGAGGCGCACCACCACCTCGGCATCCTGGCTCGCGGCGGCTCCCGCAAAGCGGGCGAGCACGTCGTCCAGGTCGCCGCGATGCACCGGGACGCCCGCCGCCTGCAGGTGCGCCGCCAGAGCGTCGTCGCTCGGGTGGTCCGAGGTGGCGACCACCACCTG from Longimicrobiaceae bacterium harbors:
- a CDS encoding N-acetyl sugar amidotransferase, with product MYKGTEAENGGATAGFAERRLPLPVLRLVRCTRCGLPETYETIEFDSAGVCNICRQKEYKDARIDWADRRRQLDALIAEYRGRHEYDCIVPFSGGKDSTYTLYYLVKEYGIKPLVVQFNHGFMRPGLRENNERTFRELGVDVISFTPNWKVVKRVMLEALIRKGDFCWHCHTGIFSYPMHVALKYNTPLIFWGEPSSEYTAYYDYKDDQIEEVDETRFNRFVNLGITAEDMAGMISGDFALDPRDLTPFTYPSVRDLRRLRYRSVCLGSFIPWDVKQNVELIRRELGWQGDRVENMPFDRYPYEKIECWMQGVRDYIKYLKRGYSRVTQMTALDLRNGRISKDEAERLIAEHEGKRPPSLDLFLEYVGLTEDEFNAIVLKTVVPPFEPDFASMEPGEKLPDFDAWYRER
- a CDS encoding aminotransferase class III-fold pyridoxal phosphate-dependent enzyme produces the protein MPRTVAVIQARTSSSRLPGKVLAPVGGVTMLERLVRQLRGARTLDQVVVATSDHPSDDALAAHLQAAGVPVHRGDLDDVLARFAGAAASQDAEVVVRLTGDCPLHTPDTVDDVVEAFHASGADYASNLEPYTRPDGLDVEVFTRESLERALREAEPGPDREHVTPWLRRSDHVRRHFHLHGDGLGGEGMRWTVDEPADLEYVRRVWARLDESGAQPHSYEMIMKAALEVGAREDADIPNRGYYKSLFEAAPADAAPALRLGRSEELLRRSAQVIPGGAQTYSKSWRQHVRGVSPVFLERGKGARVWDVDGNEYVDLIQGLLPNILGYAHPEVDRAAYEQAQRGHSFSLAHPLEVELAERLVRIIPCAEMVRFGKNGSDATAGAVRAARAFTGRERVATCGYHGWQDWFIGTTSRTAGVPAAVRELAHPFAYNDVEALDRVLSAHPGEFAAVIMEPFNFYEPAPGYLEGVKELARRHGALLIFDEICTGFHMGLGGAQTMFGVTPDLATFGKAMGNGYPISCIAGRRDVMAVFDEVFVSFTFAGDAASMAAAVAVLDQLEHTDALDRLQAAGRRLADGMHALAAEAGLAERFRTHGHPAWTLFRFLDENGVDDPVLKTLWSQEVVRRGVLVLATHNVCAALDYAAVEHVLRAYAAAFRRVGSLVAQGADLSMHLDGPVPAPAFRARG